One Solenopsis invicta isolate M01_SB chromosome 15, UNIL_Sinv_3.0, whole genome shotgun sequence genomic window, tatgtatatatcaataTGTTAAGTACTACATCTTCCAAGTGTAGCACGagcacatatacatatgtatataaagaaaatgaaacgaaaaaatattgtcaacggctcatataaatttcaatagaataataatttgtataaaaatttgtcaaataataaaCGGGCGAGCGAAATAGTGAGGTGTCAATATTAATTTCGCATAATTATCtatgtaattctatttacattacaaatttGGAGAATACGTAACGAATACGCAAAATCTTGTCGAATAATTAGATTGAACAAAAAATATCGTGAGGCAGATATTGTCAGATAATTACGCGAAACTAAAGatacttacaattaattaaaattgacacCTATTTTGTTTGCTCGTTTATGTGGcctttaaatcaattttactgaaaataaaacaattgatAATGCATAACGTTAACACATTTACGAGTTTGCGCTTCCGATATCTAAGTAATCCATCTGAATAAAGGCTGCACGTTTAGATGTATCTGAACGATACATCTAAACAGCTCGGATCGATATCTGCATCTGTCATCTCGTCAAGGGACTGTAAAAAAAGCTCATTATCCCAAGTCTAATTACCGGTGTAATCGACGTAATGTCCTTTTTCGCTACGTAGTACGCTAGCAGGAACTCGCGTTGGGTTTCGATGTTTAAAGGTGATTAAGATATCGATCCTCTGACCATTTTATTCTTCGTCAACTCATTTCTGTCGTTCTGTCTCTCGTTGGCATTACCGTTGAAcccattataaaattaaagctCCGACAATAACGTTCTTCCACGCATCGCGAGGCAATAATAGACACGAATAGGGATACATATAAattggcggcggcggcggcggcggcggcggcggaatAAATGATCCAGCGGAAAAACGTCTAAATAATTTGCAGCAAAACCACAATGGAAGGCCCAACAGTTGGGGCAATTTTCTTCGTCCCGATGATAACAGCCCGGTCGAGCACCAATTCAATGACGAGAAATCGAGTGGCTCCAGAACCAGCTCTCGCGCGTCCTCGGCCAGATCGACCAAGGGCTCTCACAGAGGAGTCAAGGGGGGAGTCTACGCGAATCGAGATGTCATTTACGAGCCTGACAAAAATGGCTCGCTAGCCGGCGAAACGCCGGCGAGTATCAGGAGAAAATTGTCGAGAGCCAGCGTATACCCATCCGGAACGAATCTGATCGCGCAGGATGCCTTCggtaagaattaatttaatttaatttaatttaatttaatttaatttaataaataaaacggtGAAGCCCTGAACGCTGAACGCGCGAAGCGACTGGATCTTTCGTTATTTCGAGGCCGAAGCAAGGCGGTGTGTGCGAGGCGTTCGATAGCGTTAGGGAACACGGAACGCGATTGTCAACCCGGTTGTCTCTCTCGAACGTTGTCTTCTCGGAACTTGAAACGCGCCTACATACTACATTATACGTGAGATTGCACGTTTGCTCGACAAACATGGGAACTGCTGTAATTTTAACTCGTCCCACTTATATGGTGCTTTAATAACGGAATTTGTTAGATATTACGTATGCGATATCATCTGCacgaacataaaaaaaaagaagtaaacgAGAGTGAGTCGTGGAAACCTGCGGGGTTGTCTATAACAGCGATAAAGCTATGTCAGTAAACCTCGATCAATATGCGTACGAATGTCAGCGTGTCACGAATATCGGATGTTAATAATGCAACGTTTTACTCGGCTCTAGTATTATCATCCTACGAATGTGAGCTCTAACTTCCTGGTTAACTTTTTGCTCTTTTTCGTAATAGCGTTCTACTTTTGCGAAACTATGTCGCGAAATTATAGACCCTGCGCGTTATCGTAAGGATACTTTCAAGGCGAAGTAATATAAATCTTACATCGCTCGATGACATGAAGAAAGGctttttgcttttatatttaatccattatatcaatataattgtCAAGCGGCATGCGGCACTTTCCTCGAAATGATGTGAAAGCCGTTAGGGCGCGGCCGACTTTAGAGTCAACTTGAAAAGAGAGTCGAAGCGCTTCACTCTTAAGCTAAAGCTAAAGCGTGTAAGCTTCACATAGCCATAAGATTACGCTAAATTCTATTTAAACTGAACAAGGTCCCAAACTCACGGCACCCGCTACTCCGGAAATCAATCCTTCGCTACCGGATACACCAGTTTCGTTGGATTTCGTCGAAGGCAACGCCGGAGATTCATTGCCGTCGAAAGATACGGGAATCGATCCCGAGCTACTTTATTTTCGGTGAGTAATTGTCTATCACGGCGATATGTCACGAGCTATTTCGGACCTTACACAATCGAGTGCCAAgacgtgtatacatatatgtgtatatagatGGACGTAGGCACTTTTCTATTATTACCAACTTAATACAATTATCTAGAACGTTAGCGATTGTCTcatcatttttttatcgttacttATGCGCGAGCGAGCCACTCGGAGAAAGAAAATGCGAAGGGTCGTTTATTTCGGAGGaataatttctcttatttttagaaactttttctaTAAAACATGCGTGTACGAGATAAAAAGTATTAAGTATTCTTTTCAAATTAGGCCATCTGTCGAAAGGACTTTTTTAACGTGTCACGATCAAGCGACGATTAACCGACTCGATCTAATTTTAGCGACGGTCATCGAAGAATAGACATGGTATTAGTCTATCAGGAAGAGAACGAAGGGGTCATGACCGAATTAGAAGCTCGTCGGCGAGAGCAGAGACGAGTGTTTCAACAAAATCTTTTGAAAGAAGGTCTGCAACTGGAGCTCGAGCCGAAGGAGAACTCGTTCGATGGGAAAACTaactttttgaaattacatataCCTTGGAAAGTCAAGGTGCAATACGCCGAAATAATGAGTTTAAAACTACCTACCAAGAGATTCAAAACGATTCCTATGAAAACATGGGTACGTGTTGAGGCGAGTTAAGGCGCTTTAAGGCAAGCGCGCGTTAGACGCGCGTTCTAAGCTTGTGCGTTGCGCGCGTATTATCGCGCCTAAGTGACGTATAAACACTTTTGAAAACACAGGATGCAGACGATGCCAAAGAACTATCCAAATTTTGGGCGCGATGGATGCGATGGACCAAATGGTTTCGTAAAATACATACTTGGGATACGTCGAAATATCCCGAGGAACCACATTTTTATGATTACATAGATTCCAGCGATCGTGAAGAAAGGTAAGGCCGAATAGTCGAATAGTCGTCGTCGAACGACTTATTATAACCAATTGACTAACGTTCGACAGATTTATCGTTAAGGAAAGAGATAATTGTTACACGCCTGCCCAGAGATCGTTAATAGTGATGCAAATATTATTGCGAGCGAGATACGACGAGAATCATGAGAAATCTGGTATTCGCAGGCTTTTAGCCGATGGAACGTATCTCGATTGTTTTCCTTTGCACGAGGGTCCTTATAATAAACCCATGCGCAGCGGAGAGATTCTCGATAGATACTTGTTGTACTTGATATGGGCGAGACCCTCCCAATggtaatagaaaatataatacttggATTACTCGATGTCGAGCATCGAGTTATTTTGCCTTATTATTATCTGAAATtgttttcatacatttttaggTATAAAAAACAGCCATTGTGGTTAATAAGAAGATACTTTGGCGAGAAAGTCGCTCTTTACTTTGCCTGGCTAGGATTCTACACGAAAAGCTTATATGCACCAGCAGTGGTAGGACTTTTATGTTTCATTTACGGTCTTTTAAGCATGGACAGCGTAGACAATGTTCCTAGCAAGGAAATATGCGATCCTAATTTAGCTGGTAAATGAATGTCCTTgattagaataaaagatagAGAGATATCATGACATTCCGTAATGCCcgtaatatttctaattttatatttaacgcaATATTTTAGGAAATATCACTCTATGTCCTATTTGCGATAGAGCGTGTACCTATCAAAAACTCGGCGACTCTTGTCTATTCTCAAAATTGACTTACTTATTTGACAATCCCGGGACTGTCTTCTTCGCTATTTTTATGTCTTTTTGGGGTAAGAATTGAGAAAGGGTAAAGTACTTCATCTCCAACACGTGTtcgttctttaattatatttcgatACTGACGTAACATCTTTGACACAGCTACGACATTCCTCGAGCTATGGAAACGACGACAAGCCGTGCTCGTTTGGGAATGGGATCTTCAAAACGCCGATTACAACGAAGAGCCTAGACCTGAATTCGAGACGTCCGTTAAAACGTTTCGAATAAATCCCGTGACGAAGGAAAAAGAACCGTATTTGCCCGTGTGGTCTAAATTCATCCGAAATTTGGCTACTGGATCGATAGTATTTTTTATGGTAATTATATCACGCGCACACatttccacacacacacacacacacacacatacacacacacacacacacagtgtGTCATCACAAATTATTATCGTTATATTATCTTTTGCGCAGATATGCGTAGTCCTCGGGGCGGTTTTAGGGACGATCGTATATCGCATTTCGTTGGTTGCTATCTTTTACGGTGGAGGTGGTAGTTTTTTAAAAAGGCACGCAAAGATATTCACTTCCATGACCGCTGCCCTCATTAACTTGGTGATAATCATGATACTTACGCGAATCTATCATCGGTTGGCTCGTTGGATGGTCAATATGGAAAATCCGAGAACGCAGACGGAATACGAAGCCAGTTATAcgtttaaaatctttttattcgaGTTTGTCAACTTTTACTCTTCTTTGATTTACATCGCTTTTTTTAAGGTATACCAGCATATACGACGTCAAACGGAGGACGGAGGAGGAGTTTCACATCACGAGATTCatctcatatttatttatttattttagggaAGATTTTTCGTTCATCCTGGCGATGCACAAGCGCGAGACTCAGAGTTTTATCGTATTAAAACGGACGTTTGCGATCCTGCTGGTTGCCTTTCCGAAGTCTGTATTCAACTTGCGATTATAATGGTCGGTAAACAATGCTTTAATAACATTGTCGAAATTTTATCACCGAAATTGTGGAATTGGTGGCGCAAGAGAACGCATGTCGCGGCGACGAAAGACCACGGTAGAAGATACACGTGTTGGGAGAAAGATTATCAACTTCAAGACCCGGGAAGATTAGCTTTATTCGacgaatatttagaaatgaGTGAGTCTGGCATTACGCGTAACGCTTCTATCAACTTCTATTTACAGATTTACATAtctgtatatacattttttcttcttGCACTGTTTACGTAGTACTGCAGTATGGATTTGTAACATTATTCGTGGCAGCGTTCCCCTTAGCACCTCTATTCGCTTTATTGAATAATATCGCTGAGATAAGATTGGACGCGTACAAAATGGTCTCGGAGGCTCGAAGACCTTTAGCCGAGCGAGTAGAGGATATTGGTGCTTGGTTTGGTATTCTTAGGGGTGTAACTTACGTGGCGGTAGTATCAAATGTACGCACGCACCTCTCACTCGATACTCGATATTCATCGAGTCGCGCCCGCAATCTTCAATCTTACGAAATATACGTGTTTCAGGCCTTCGTTATCGCGTACACATCCGACTTTATTCCACGTAGCGTGTACGCATTCGTTTATTCGCCCCACGAAGATTTGGTGGGTTACATCGATAGCTCCCTGTCAGAATTCAATACTTCCGATTATCGCGATGATATGAAGAGCGACGTAGAAGCTAAACATCCGGAAACGTGTCAGTACAGAGGCTACAGAAACGGTCCGGATCACATCGATCCTTACGGACTTAGTCCGCAGTACTGGCATGTTTTCGCCGCGCGTCTAGCATTTGTCGTTGTCTTCGAACACTTTGTAAGTTGACAAACTCcttctttttttatagtaatataacATGATAAATTTGTTGTTTCGATTAAGATAaaacttttttccttttaaacaGGTTTTCGCAATTACCGGTATTATGAGCTACGCAATACCAGCTGTACCACATTCTCTGACAACTCAGATACAACGCGAACAATTGATCGCTcaagaagaaaaatatgaaaaggaaATAAGGGGAAAAGAGGATGAAGATGATTTACTTTCGGTTTTGAGGGAAGCCGGAAGCATCGGTAGAGGAAGCTGGGCCAGACGATTCAGTAAATTGAGCGACGCTTTAGATACTCACGCTGACATTAGGCATAGTAAACGCAGCGATAGCTCCACAGTATGGCAAGTGCCGTAAAATCGAACATtacctttttattattgttcattCCACTCATAAAATTCGAGGTCATATAAGATTAATAAGGAAAAAAAGCCAAATGTTCTGTCTATTGTGTAAACATTAACTATTCTCAGTATCATTTCCAAATAACTCATAAGTACcagttttataataaacttacaTTTGCGCTTTTCAACAATTTCGACCCTAATTATCAGATGCACTGTAAAAAACGCAGATATAAGGTAAAAGTTACAAATACTGTTAcacaatatacttttttattttacataatgccatatttttttcctagaaattattacaatctatattatgtatgtatatatatatatgtatatagaatatatttataataatatacatgtattttctccctctttccctcctgtatatatatatatatatatatgtgtgtgtgtgtgtgtgtgtgtgtgtgtgtgtgtgtgtgtgcgcgtgcgcgcgtgtgtgcgtgtgtgtgtacatgttTTTGTATACATGTTCATTTCGATACACATCACTTTCTTACGTCTATTACTTTAAGAGCTAAATGTCTAATtacattaacatattttttacatgaaaacTATATCACAGTTGTGTTTGAAGGAGAGATGGGAATTTAAAGGAAGCCATTCAGGTAACTGATACTGAGCGTAGTCTATTCagtaagattataaaatgtgataaaaatactAAGTACTATTTTAAATAggaaaacttgaaaatttatcaaaaaaattatcaaataatcatttaacatttttttctatttttgcatttaataattTGGCACtaatacaaatactttatttgcaATCCATCAATCTATCAGGACTCTGCACGAATTGTACTTGCCGGCCTATTTTCAACTTTACGCTTTGCCCTTGTCTCACTTCATGCTCATTCCAAATAACAATTGATACTCGGACAGCACGCAACTTtcgaaattgtaattttcaaaaaaaaagggggggggctAACATCATACACTTTAGACTTTGTGTTATTCTACTTTTATTCTTGGTCAAATCGTTCTCGCGAATCAAAAAAGAGGATGGGCATCATTAAAACTTGGAACTCGGACAACACGCGGGTTGGTGAAATAAGAgaattacatacatacatctaGTCCTTAACTCTTATCAGAGCGTAGCGACCTCTCGACGTATTTCTGTGATGTGCGCTGtttacaatttacacagatATACGGGACTTACAGTTTAACGGCTTTATCTAGAGAAATTCTCTTGACAAGATACCTCTCGGTGGTTTGCTATTGTCTTGCGAGAGGTAACAGTcgaataaaatcaaatgttttaaatcagTGAGATATGAACCTAACCCGAATCTTCGGCATAGAGAGTAGACGCACGACTCTCTGTACCACGATCGCTACAGGTTAGATAAGAGGATTAGCGCTAGTTGAAAATTTGCTAAAATGTGCAATTCATGTCAAACCTAATATTAGATTATGTTTTTTTGTGTGgcaaaaaatttcaactttacTTACCAAATGGACTAAGCTGcgactgaaaatatttttccaataaagtaaaaaaataaaattgtgtggAAAGAGCAACACTTAGCTAGGTCCAGGAGGGGTAAAATTAAACATGGTAGTAGGTGGACGTCCTGGTAAAGGTTTTGGTGGTAACCTCGGCGTTACTGATCCTGAAACccaataacataaaaaataaacgtcTGTGAAAATAAATATCTGTTATACACATAAATTTGTAAACGACATATTATCTCACCGTTAGGCTGCGTTGGTGGAAGTTTTGTAGGGCTAGAACTATTAAAAGACATATGTCTCCGTGGATGAATGACAGTACAGCCTGTATTTTCTAACGTGGAATTTCGACGCGTTAATATTGCCGAACTACTCGGGTTTAGCGTCGCTGGAAGTCGTGATGGTACAGGTCGCGGTGGTAACGGCGGTGGCGAAATATCATCTCTCGGAGGAAGAATTGGTGCATTTGGAGCTTGTTTTGCCTATATTTGTTCAAAACAAATTTCTTACTTTCTTGAAGAAAATCACATGATAATATCTTGTTTTTCATTAATCTtagtgcaaaaatatttctactctaatataatatagaaatatgagTTTAATATAACATATCTGTCAAAACATTCATATCCAATATAACAAGTAAGAATGAAAGTAATAAACATtggtattgaataaaaataaaaataattgcttgatttaaaaataacatttttttttagaaaacatttaaatttgcaatattttaaaatcttgttACAAGAAGATATCTCAACATTGAATTATTATAGTATtcgaaaaaaacttttaaaccaaATGTATctcagataattttaaaatcttacttGTTGCGGCGATTCGCTGCATGAACCTTCTCGTCTGGGTTTAGGTCTGGGTGGTAAAGGTGGTGGAGGTTGGCTAGGAGGTACATTATTGGGAAACGATGGTGTTTGTATTGCACTGGGACTGCCACCTGGCAACGGTAGAGACGTTGTAGGACTTATCATGTTTATAGTGCTATTAAAGACGAAGTGAGTTTGAGGATTCGTAAAGAAATGTCCAGGAGATTGAGGGCTGCTACCCGACGAAGCGAGTGAAAGCGCCGACATGCTAGGTGGACTAGGTGATGCCGGTGGCACAGATGCTATAGAATAAACGACGagagttatatttataattgtaattaatacgTGATTTAAGTATAAATGCATACCTAATAAGACAGGCACAAAAACGCTATGGTCCATTACATGTGGAATTGTGATTTGTGATCCATGTGGAGGTGTTTCCGGTAATCCGTGGGGAAACGCGTCCGCTGGAGACTCGTGTAATCTTACGCTGGATGTTACCACATGTAACGGAGCTGGTAATCTTCCGCTTCTAGCTTTGATTCCTGGCGATTTCAAGTTCAACTCTGGCCATTTACGCggctattgcaaaaatttaagaaaatgtaaaagacataataatttttatacactgTATCATTGTGTTAAATAACGCTTACAAATCGTGGAGGTTGCCTGCATCCTCTTGGTTCTATTTCTaagcttttattatataaataattgcttATATCCGCGTCTTTCATATTAGGATCAAAAGGACAtagattttcaagaaattgCCTTATTCTAGACTCCACCAAAAGACAATAGGGTTGATTTTGATACTGTTGTATTTCACCAGTTATTTCTGCTACTTTTCGGCGTTTGCTAAAATTAATAAGCTCCGGACTTCCTGGTAAATAATCTGAATTTCCTTCTTCAATATGCAGAATATTAGTCAAGTACATAcctaagaataaaaaaatagtttaattttctttaataataaaggACTTTGTAATAccactttataatatttaccaAAGAATGGTACGCAAGGTGGATTGATAGATCTTAGTTTCTCTTGATACTTCCGAAAATGGTCGTTATTAAGCTCTCGTGCTTCTTCCAACGCTTTTTCTAATCGTGCAGGTAATTGCTGTAAAAGTAAACTTGTAAAAAAGTAATAGTTTGTTAtaagaattttgattttaattatgtatatgaaTTGGACATACCTGAAATGTACACTTTAATCTGAAAACCGAAGCCGATCCCATAGCACTGATAACAGCTAGAACGCCGTTAAAATTATTGAGATCTTGCAGCACCATCATTACTTCGATTGCACGTGATATAATGGCTAATCTCTCGTCGAAATTTTCAGCTTCTACTATTGTCTTTTCTAACCATCTTGTAAACTATCAAATCGtagtaaaatgaaaaaataaaattaacgtgacataaaacaataaacatttaatatctCGCGATATATTTCTGATAACTTAAAATGCAAACTTACATTTGTTGTATGCTTAATCATTTTCAGCAGATTTGGTGATGTCTTTTCCTTATCCTTTTTTGTCCATACAGATCCGACTAATTCGGAAGGCTTTACTGTTCTATACAGATCAAACTCCAATAATGTTAATTGTCTTGCTAATTCGATAGGATGTAACTGTAATTGATAAAGtcatttcaatatatttcgGTAACTGATATTGTCATAAATACATcaagatattagagaaatattattttaagaaaaggaattaaaggataaataatttatataccgTAAGTATTCCATATTCTTCTTCAGGAACTTTAAGATGCCACTCAACCGGTGGAGGAGATCGTTCAAAACTAAATGTGATAGGTCGTTGTTCCGATGGCTCGCATTttctttgtacaatttttattactgaATCAACCCATTTCCGCATGGATTTACCACTAACTGTAtccaaaaataattgcaatctttcCAAAAGATTTCTATCACGTTCAAAATCGTAAAAATGATGATCCACctaagaaaaaggaaaaataaaataaaacaatattttagtacAAGAAAAAGGCTAAGAAGGACCGAGAtagaatacaatttaaaaaaaataaatttattttagtaagtTAAGTTAAACTGACAATACGTTTCAACTTACTTGGTCTTTTTTAGccattctaataaataattaaggacaaaaatattgttaaaataaatataaataaacgtttGCAACACAGCATACACATGTCAAAAGTTACTTCGATTGTCAAAACTTATCAAATcaaacaagataaaaattaaaaaaagagcatatataatagaaattaaaatgaaaaaaatattagtctATGGAATCggaataataaaatgtcaaggtgtagttaaaataatatactcatACTTCGTTGCGCGCTATGTGAAAATAAGTTGAGTTCCAAGTGATAAGATTAGTAAAAAGAATGTCAGGTGTGATCAAGTATTGATAAAACgtatattctaataaatattcatttgagGAGGACTGAGGTTATCCAAACGTACTGCGAgtttaacttaataaatttatctttaaaaattacatcCTACTTTGCCTGTGCTTCTAAAccctttacttttttttgttttgcaaaTACGAAATGTTacttcttattattttaaaagaatctgGAAATTTAAGAGAAGCGAGAAATTAGGAAATGTTACTAACCCAATGtcttaaaacgtttaaaactcTAAACTGCACTGGCTGACAAAATTCTTTCCTATATCTTTTCCAATCTTCTCTAGCTGTCTTACATACAGAAGGTTTTTCTTCTTCACCATAGACTAATGAAGGATCTGGTATATCAAATCTTTCTATTAACAATGTCAATAATTCTTGAGGTGAGCAAAAActcctgtaaaataaattgttaaaatataaataatttatatgaaaagtatTAATAGAATAAGCTATCGTTACTTACCTGTAAGTAGTAAGGAATGTTCTTACAAAAGCTGGATCAGCATATATGTGATAAGTTAATCTCTCTACTAATTTTATCAAAGTTGCACCCTTAATCAAGGGAACACCGCCATTTTCTCTGGCCTCCAAAACAATATTTTCCGAACTATCTTGTTCGGCAAATTTATATAAGTGAGATGGAGGTAGCCTCAACGGGTGCTTTCTTTCCTCGTCCAAGAGGATGCTATCTAAAGTTCTTTCTAACATACTTTTTGTATTCAACATGACTAAATCCGCCATCCAATTATTCTTATCTTCGACAGATTTGGCAACAAGAATAACATTAGGGTGGTCCCTTGGTGCAATttcaaaagcattttttaattctgtaaaaatatttcaattgtaaATAGAGAtgacacaaaattataataaagttgcaTATGCGTTTACCTTCGGTATCTTCTCTATCAATAATATCGACTTTTCTAATGAAAAGTCTCTCTTTTAATCGGAGTTCACCTTGGTGAGTCGAATGTCCACCTACTCCGACTGCTACGATACCTGCTGCAACGGTAACGCTGACTCTTTTACTACCAGTTGGTTTACACAATATTAATAAACCATCAAATAACAAAGCTTTCCTTTCTGTTAATCTTCGTCCATTACTAGCCACTTTTTTCAACGTATCCTCTATATAAACATTATCGATATATAACTATCGTTAATCTAAAGAAATGATTAACTATTAAGAGATatgataaaaagatatttccttATTACCTCTAATAAATTCATTGCAACACTGCCCGATATCTTTTTGATCCCAACCGTCTACAGTCTTTTGTAGTTCATTAATTTTCTCCAGTACCGCTTGCCTCCTTGCTCTGCTCTGCATTCGCAAGCTCGTATCCTTTTTTGGAAGACTTGCTACAGATTGCATTAATTCCATTTGTAGTGGTCTTAACAAACCTTGCACCTGTTCCAGCGTTTCGGCATCCTCTGTATTAGTTGTACGCGTATGTAAaacctaaaattttaaaatatatt contains:
- the LOC105199723 gene encoding anoctamin-4 isoform X3, which translates into the protein MLLKETRRVINMDDNKQQVDDDSQVYLEPFEKSVLHPAHVRIFLIQNHNGRPNSWGNFLRPDDNSPVEHQFNDEKSSGSRTSSRASSARSTKGSHRGVKGGVYANRDVIYEPDKNGSLAGETPASIRRKLSRASVYPSGTNLIAQDAFGPKLTAPATPEINPSLPDTPVSLDFVEGNAGDSLPSKDTGIDPELLYFRDGHRRIDMVLVYQEENEGVMTELEARRREQRRVFQQNLLKEGLQLELEPKENSFDGKTNFLKLHIPWKVKVQYAEIMSLKLPTKRFKTIPMKTWDADDAKELSKFWARWMRWTKWFRKIHTWDTSKYPEEPHFYDYIDSSDREERLLADGTYLDCFPLHEGPYNKPMRSGEILDRYLLYLIWARPSQWYKKQPLWLIRRYFGEKVALYFAWLGFYTKSLYAPAVVGLLCFIYGLLSMDSVDNVPSKEICDPNLAGNITLCPICDRACTYQKLGDSCLFSKLTYLFDNPGTVFFAIFMSFWATTFLELWKRRQAVLVWEWDLQNADYNEEPRPEFETSVKTFRINPVTKEKEPYLPVWSKFIRNLATGSIVFFMICVVLGAVLGTIVYRISLVAIFYGGGGSFLKRHAKIFTSMTAALINLVIIMILTRIYHRLARWMVNMENPRTQTEYEASYTFKIFLFEFVNFYSSLIYIAFFKGRFFVHPGDAQARDSEFYRIKTDVCDPAGCLSEVCIQLAIIMVGKQCFNNIVEILSPKLWNWWRKRTHVAATKDHGRRYTCWEKDYQLQDPGRLALFDEYLEMILQYGFVTLFVAAFPLAPLFALLNNIAEIRLDAYKMVSEARRPLAERVEDIGAWFGILRGVTYVAVVSNAFVIAYTSDFIPRSVYAFVYSPHEDLVGYIDSSLSEFNTSDYRDDMKSDVEAKHPETCQYRGYRNGPDHIDPYGLSPQYWHVFAARLAFVVVFEHFVFAITGIMSYAIPAVPHSLTTQIQREQLIAQEEKYEKEIRGKEDEDDLLSVLREAGSIGRGSWARRFSKLSDALDTHADIRHSKRSDSSTVWQVP
- the LOC105199723 gene encoding anoctamin-4 isoform X4 produces the protein MLLKETRRVINMDDNKQQVDDDSQVYLEPFEKSVLHPAHVRIFLIQNHNGRPNSWGNFLRPDDNSPVEHQFNDEKSSGSRTSSRASSARSTKGSHRGVKGGVYANRDVIYEPDKNGSLAGETPASIRRKLSRASVYPSGTNLIAQDAFGPKLTAPATPEINPSLPDTPVSLDFVEGNAGDSLPSKDTGIDPELLYFRDGHRRIDMVLVYQEENEGVMTELEARRREQRRVFQQNLLKEGLQLELEPKENSFDGKTNFLKLHIPWKVKVQYAEIMSLKLPTKRFKTIPMKTWDADDAKELSKFWARWMRWTKWFRKIHTWDTSKYPEEPHFYDYIDSSDREERFIVKERDNCYTPAQRSLIVMQILLRARYDENHEKSGIRRLLADGTYLDCFPLHEGPYNKPMRSGEILDRYLLYLIWARPSQWYKKQPLWLIRRYFGEKVALYFAWLGFYTKSLYAPAVVGLLCFIYGLLSMDSVDNVPSKEICDPNLAGNITLCPICDRACTYQKLGDSCLFSKLTYLFDNPGTVFFAIFMSFWATTFLELWKRRQAVLVWEWDLQNADYNEEPRPEFETSVKTFRINPVTKEKEPYLPVWSKFIRNLATGSIVFFMGRFFVHPGDAQARDSEFYRIKTDVCDPAGCLSEVCIQLAIIMVGKQCFNNIVEILSPKLWNWWRKRTHVAATKDHGRRYTCWEKDYQLQDPGRLALFDEYLEMILQYGFVTLFVAAFPLAPLFALLNNIAEIRLDAYKMVSEARRPLAERVEDIGAWFGILRGVTYVAVVSNAFVIAYTSDFIPRSVYAFVYSPHEDLVGYIDSSLSEFNTSDYRDDMKSDVEAKHPETCQYRGYRNGPDHIDPYGLSPQYWHVFAARLAFVVVFEHFVFAITGIMSYAIPAVPHSLTTQIQREQLIAQEEKYEKEIRGKEDEDDLLSVLREAGSIGRGSWARRFSKLSDALDTHADIRHSKRSDSSTVWQVP
- the LOC105199723 gene encoding anoctamin-4 isoform X1; this translates as MLLKETRRVINMDDNKQQVDDDSQVYLEPFEKSVLHPAHVRIFLIQNHNGRPNSWGNFLRPDDNSPVEHQFNDEKSSGSRTSSRASSARSTKGSHRGVKGGVYANRDVIYEPDKNGSLAGETPASIRRKLSRASVYPSGTNLIAQDAFGPKLTAPATPEINPSLPDTPVSLDFVEGNAGDSLPSKDTGIDPELLYFRDGHRRIDMVLVYQEENEGVMTELEARRREQRRVFQQNLLKEGLQLELEPKENSFDGKTNFLKLHIPWKVKVQYAEIMSLKLPTKRFKTIPMKTWDADDAKELSKFWARWMRWTKWFRKIHTWDTSKYPEEPHFYDYIDSSDREERFIVKERDNCYTPAQRSLIVMQILLRARYDENHEKSGIRRLLADGTYLDCFPLHEGPYNKPMRSGEILDRYLLYLIWARPSQWYKKQPLWLIRRYFGEKVALYFAWLGFYTKSLYAPAVVGLLCFIYGLLSMDSVDNVPSKEICDPNLAGNITLCPICDRACTYQKLGDSCLFSKLTYLFDNPGTVFFAIFMSFWATTFLELWKRRQAVLVWEWDLQNADYNEEPRPEFETSVKTFRINPVTKEKEPYLPVWSKFIRNLATGSIVFFMICVVLGAVLGTIVYRISLVAIFYGGGGSFLKRHAKIFTSMTAALINLVIIMILTRIYHRLARWMVNMENPRTQTEYEASYTFKIFLFEFVNFYSSLIYIAFFKGRFFVHPGDAQARDSEFYRIKTDVCDPAGCLSEVCIQLAIIMVGKQCFNNIVEILSPKLWNWWRKRTHVAATKDHGRRYTCWEKDYQLQDPGRLALFDEYLEMILQYGFVTLFVAAFPLAPLFALLNNIAEIRLDAYKMVSEARRPLAERVEDIGAWFGILRGVTYVAVVSNAFVIAYTSDFIPRSVYAFVYSPHEDLVGYIDSSLSEFNTSDYRDDMKSDVEAKHPETCQYRGYRNGPDHIDPYGLSPQYWHVFAARLAFVVVFEHFVFAITGIMSYAIPAVPHSLTTQIQREQLIAQEEKYEKEIRGKEDEDDLLSVLREAGSIGRGSWARRFSKLSDALDTHADIRHSKRSDSSTVWQVP